DNA from Candidatus Glassbacteria bacterium:
TTACGACCTGGAGGGAGCGCAGCTGCTCACGTTCGGCGACGGGCCGGTGGAAATCGCGGAAACGGTCCGTCACGGAGGGGTCGCCGTGGGTGTCGCCAGCGACGAGGTCCGGCGCTGGGGGGTGAACCCGTCCAAACGGAACCGGCTGATCAAAGCGGGTGCTCACCTGGTGATAGGGGATTACACGCAGCACGGAAAGCTGCTTGCTTACCTGGGCGGGGACAGCGGCTGAACGCTGCTTGGGCTGTTCGAGATTAACATGCGGACGGGGCGGACCGTCCGTTTTTTATTGTCCGGGTGGAGTTTCGCCAGCCGATGAATCCGGTGAAATTCCGGTTGGCGGAGCGGGTTCCCCGGCGGTTGTGTCGGCGCTTGCGGGAGCCTGAGCGCTGTCGGGCGCAGCCGCGGGTTCTGCAGTCGCGGAATCCGGAGCGGCCGTGCTGGAATCCGCCGGGGCTGATACCGCCGGCTGAGTGCCATCGGCCGCTGTTGAGTCAGCCGTCAGGGCGGGGACCGCAGCGGTGCTGTCGGCGGCGGTACTTTCCGGCTGGGTGGCTGTTGAATCGGCGGATGGTTGGCTGGCCGGTATCTTGGGTTTTGCCGGTGGTTTCGGTTTTTTAGGCGGCCTGACCAGGCGCTGGACCAGCAATGTTCCCAGGCTGTCCGGCAGGGACCCGTCGTAACCGAACCTGAACTCCAGGCTGCGCTTGAGTTGATCCGGTTTGTTTCCCGGATAAAGCCGGACCCGGCAGACCGCGGAGTCGCCGAGGGAGTCTCTGGCCAGCCCGGCGGAAAAAACGAGAAACTGTACGCTGAATACCGACGCGAACGCCTGGGTCAGGTTGCGGTCGCTGGGCAGGCTTTGCAGGTTCGCTTCGTCAAATATTGACCCGGCCTCCGGTGCGGCGGAATCCGCAGCGGCCATCGCCGAGTCACCCACCGTCAGCGAGTCGGCATCGGCGTAATTCCCCTCGGTGGTTGAATCTGCCGGGGCATAAGTGTCGGCGGCTAGCATTCCGTCCTCACGCCTGACCTGGTCCGGGTCGTACTCCTCGTTGGTTATTATAGCTCCGGCCTCTTCCAGCGCCTTTTCCAGTCTGGCCTCCAGCAGCAGGCCCGACATCGGTTCGGCGGCCAGGCTGTCGTACGGGACCCGGACCAGGAAAGTGCGCCCCGATACCTCGAGCGGCGAATAGCTGCTGGTGTCGGTGATTTCCTCCGCTACGCCGATCCTTTTCTTGTACTCATCGAGCAGTTTCTGTTTGTCCTTGATCAGTGGTTCGTAAGTCGGCAGCAGCGGGTTACTGGCGCTCACCCGCCTGATCCGGGGGTTGATCGGGCCCAATTCCAGGGAATCGAGCGGCTGCTCGAAATACAGTTTCTTGTACCACCGGGTCGGCAGGAACCGGCACTCGAACGCGATCGTCCCCTTGAAATAAAACAGCGGGAAAGAGCGCGGCAGCGGCCTGAACGGCGCCACTTTTTCTACGGTTTTCCGGATCAGGTACTGGTGGTAGCGGTTCTGTGGCGTCAGCGGGCTGAAATGCCGCAAACTGCCGTCCTGAGCGATCACGAAGATAAATTCTATCACCTTGCCCGAGGAATCCTCCTCGAACTCCCGGCTGTCGATTCCCTCGATCACCCGCCTTTCCATGCTGTTCTCGAACAGCGAACTGACTGATTCCGCATAGGATTCCCACTCCCAGTCCGTACGGTCGGGCTGGATTGTCACTCTTACCAGACCCTGCTGGGCGGCGACGGGAACGGCCAGGGCCGTCAGGAGGAAAAACGTCAGGGGGTGTTTAACAATGCGGATCAGCTTCATGATGCCAGTGGTTGAATGGGAGGTTCAAGTGCTGCCGGAACGAGCCAAATTTACCGGCTCTCGCGGGACTTGTCAACAAATGGCCCGCTCCTTATTATTAAGCTTCGCCGCCGCGAACGAGGGTGTGACTGGTCGCCGGTGCGGAGGTGGTACGGTCATAAGTTCATATTATTTAACCGGTTGAAAGTTCCATTTTTGTTCGACGCAACCTGTTTTACAACGAGGCCGACAGGGCTGACTCGCAAGCCCCAGCTCCGGCTGGACAGGCTGGAAACGAGGGAGAGTAGCTAAATGAACGAATTCCATCGCGTCCTGGCGGCGACCGCGGTCGCCGCGGGACTGCTAACGTTAACGGGTACAACTGGAGCGGAAGTGAAGAAAGCAGTCGAACGCAGTGAAATTGCCGAGCGCTACAAGTGGGGTCTGGAGGATATCTACGCCACCGACGAGGCCTGGGAGAAAGACTTCGCCGCGATCAAGGAGCGAATCCCTGAGATCGGCGAATACAACGGCAAACTGGGCGAGAGCGCGGAAAACCTGCTGGGCCTGCTCGAACTCGAGGACCAGCTCGGCGTGGTGCTGGGCAAGCTGTATGTCTATTCCAACATGCGCAGCCACGAAAATACCTCGCTGGACAAGTACCAGGGCATGGCCGACCGGGCTTCAGCGCTCAGCACCGAGTACTCCTCGGCGGCCTCCTGGGTGATTCCGGAAATCCTGACTATCCCCGAGGACAAGCTCCGGGGCTGGGTTGACGGCAGCGACGCCCTGGCCCTTTACCGTCACCGGCTCCAGGATATCCTGCGCGGCAAGCCGCATACGCTCAGTCCCGGCGAGGAGAAGCTGCTGGCGATGGCCGGCGATGTCACCCGCATGCCGAGTACGATTTTCAGCATGCTCGACAACGCGGACATGACTTACCCCTCGATCGAGGACGAGAACGGCGAGGAAGTGGAGCTGACCAAGGCCCGTTACGGCCTGTTCATGGAAAGCGGCGACAGGGATCTTCGCCGGCGCGCGTTCACCGCGTTCTACGAGACCTATAACAGGTACGAGAATACGCTGGCCTCGCTGCTGTTCAGCATTGTCAAGCGCGACATGTTCTACGCCCGGGCGCGCAATTACGGCTCCAGCCTGGAAGCCGCTCTCGATGGCGATAATATCCCGGCGGCGGTCTACGATAACGTAGTCGCGACCCTGAACGAAAACCTGGCTCCGCTGCACCGCTACATGGCGCTGCGCAAAAAAGTGATGGGGCTCGACGAGGTCCACCCCTACGATCTCTACACGCCGCTGTTTCCCGAAATGACGAAAAAGTACGAGTACGACGAGGCGGTGAAACTGGTCAGCGAGGCGCTGGTCCCGATGGGCGAGCAGTACACCGCCGCGGTGAAGGAAGGCTTCGGGGGCGGCTGGATCGACGTCTTCGAGACGCGCGGCAAACGCTCGGGCGGCTACTCCTGGGGCAGCTACGGCACTCACCCCTATATCCTGCTCAACTACAACGGTACGCTGAGCGAGGTGTTCACGGTGGCCCACGAAATGGGCCATGCCCTGCACAGCCATTTCACCTGGAGCACCCAGCCGCCGGTCTACGGCGACTATACGATCTTCGTGGCCGAGGTGGCCTCCACGGCCAACGAGGCGCTGCTGATGGACTACATGCTGGAGGTTACCGATGACCCGGCCGAGCAGCTCAGCCTGCTCGACCACCACGTGCGCCAGATCCAGGGCACGGTCTATATCCAGTCCCTGTTCGCCGAGTTCGAGCGGGAAATCCACACCCGCGCCGAGAGCGGACAGCCGCTGACCGCCGAGCTCCTGAG
Protein-coding regions in this window:
- the pepF gene encoding oligoendopeptidase F; the protein is MNEFHRVLAATAVAAGLLTLTGTTGAEVKKAVERSEIAERYKWGLEDIYATDEAWEKDFAAIKERIPEIGEYNGKLGESAENLLGLLELEDQLGVVLGKLYVYSNMRSHENTSLDKYQGMADRASALSTEYSSAASWVIPEILTIPEDKLRGWVDGSDALALYRHRLQDILRGKPHTLSPGEEKLLAMAGDVTRMPSTIFSMLDNADMTYPSIEDENGEEVELTKARYGLFMESGDRDLRRRAFTAFYETYNRYENTLASLLFSIVKRDMFYARARNYGSSLEAALDGDNIPAAVYDNVVATLNENLAPLHRYMALRKKVMGLDEVHPYDLYTPLFPEMTKKYEYDEAVKLVSEALVPMGEQYTAAVKEGFGGGWIDVFETRGKRSGGYSWGSYGTHPYILLNYNGTLSEVFTVAHEMGHALHSHFTWSTQPPVYGDYTIFVAEVASTANEALLMDYMLEVTDDPAEQLSLLDHHVRQIQGTVYIQSLFAEFEREIHTRAESGQPLTAELLSELIGGLYQKYFGPELVVDEIYKINWGRIPHFYNNFYVYQYATGQAAATLLAEKILAGENGARERYLDFLKSGSSDYSINLLRRAGVDMTGPEPIEAVARRMDSLLDRMEQLIDKR